The stretch of DNA TCTTCTGAGCAAATTCAAGACTGGCAAGGTTCCCAGCATAAGTCAGAGCATCCAGCACAACAACCGAATCCTCAGGATAGTTTCCAAGCCAGTAATGTACAAAATTGGCGCCAATAAACCCGGCGCCACCGGTAACAAGAAGTTTATTCATAAATAGAACCTTTAGTTAAGAAAATAGTTACTGCAATTAACTAACCGGACACTACGGATACTTTCTAGAGAGCTCAAGGATTCCAGTCTCCAGTCCAATCGAGATGCACAATTTCTTCTGGATCACAGCCAAGATACCCTCTATTCGAGGGCAGTCTGTCCAATTTATGCGGTGATGTGGGCGGCACAATCTTTAATGTCTGGCCCTTTCTTTCAATTTCCAAA from Desulfobulbaceae bacterium encodes:
- a CDS encoding type II toxin-antitoxin system Phd/YefM family antitoxin, with translation MTLSNIYKLLDQVLETGEPLEIERKGQTLKIVPPTSPHKLDRLPSNRGYLGCDPEEIVHLDWTGDWNP